The region GACGACATGGTTatctagctataaattagcaCACcctcttttgcttttgcttatgagtgaaaatttaaatcttcaactttaaatttagagttgattttaagtttttcaccgaaatttattttatgcattgccttttagatcgctaaaatacatacacacatacatatatatatatatatatatatatatatatatatatatataagtcacaaaatattttttatttataaatatatcgttttaaCGTTAAGCATCACTTGCAAAATGCATCAACGTCTTTTAAGATTCAGGAGGCTCAAGAAGAGTATTGTTGCATGTACTCCTTATTGTAAGGATTTTtgtttgaataaaaattttatatatgcgtttttagtgatataaaagtaatgactgaaaaataaactttaataaaaaatcctaaaactaactctaaatttaaatttaaagttaaaaatttaaattttggtttataactATATGAAaaacggggggggggggatgtcAGTGACGGTGATATGTCTTTAGTCACCTTGTCGTCTCATTAAGAATAACATGATGGTTTTGAGGTTTGTAATTCCCTTTCAATTTGTTGAATTTATGAGGAAACAATAACATGACTAcatgagtatatatattatcttataAGGTACATTACGTAATTGACTTTTCACGAGATATGATACTACTATACTAGTACTATATATGTAGAACCGGAGTGCACATGAAGCCACTGACTTGTCTGGTAGTAGCGAGATCCAAGAAGGTCATAACGAAGACCCAGTAATTAACATCCTCATCTTtcacttctatttatatttataagctaaatttaaattttaaatctaaattaaagttaattttaaggttttttaatgaagtttatttttcatccttggtTTTTAAGGTCGCtaagaataagtatataaaaattttattaataaattatttggtttggttttttcaccgGCACCCCCAAAAAGTATGAGATCACTTGTCGTACACGTACACTTCCGTCGTTtggtttttacttataatccgttgttaaaatttaatttaagttaattttaggagaCTAgttattatcatattttattcagCCTTGTATGATATCGTAACGAcgtatgtataaaagttttgtttataaataatttgttttgatcGCTAATAAGCCGTACAGTGCATATACGGTTGTGGTACTATATGACATTGATTTGAAGCGTTTTTGTTTCGAATTTGTCGACACAAATCCTGGATTCAACGAGAAATTGAATCCTAGGTAGGACGATTTATTTCTGATACAGTAGATGcactaattaattgattaattaatcttgaTTCAACGAGCTGTTGAATGAAGACCATCTGCATGCAGAGATGATTCAGACGACGTCTTGCTGAGGCATCAccctgccggcgccggcggccgccgtcttggcgtcgacgtcgccgccgttgaggtcgtcttcctcctccggctTCTCCCACTCCGTGTACATGTCGAGGAAGTAGAGGCCGCAGACCATGAGGAGGCAGGCGGCGAACATGGGGATGGGCCCGAAGAGCCAGAGGAAGACGGGGCACGAGAAGTAGAAGGCGCGGACGCCGAGGGACCAGAAGTAGCTGCCGCGGTTGAGCGTGTCGGTGACGTAGTCGACGGCGAGccccgggcggcggcggcggcggtgcgcgtGCAGCGGCACGTTGACGAGGAAGCCGGTGTGGCTGTAGTACCGGATGGACTGCACGTTGAGGAGGAAGGCGACGAGGAAGCAGACGAGGATGGCGAAGAACTTGACGGACAGCGCCGTCTCGCCGgtggcgccgacgaggagctcgcctccaccgtcgccgccgccggaggacaGGATGGTGTGCGCGACGCCGCTGGCCatgagcgcggcgacgagggagcTGAGGGTGATGGCGACGGAGGCGAGCACGGTGGAGGCCATGATGCTGTTCCGCATCGTCTGCACCGCCAGCACGGCGTGCTTCCCCGACGGCTCCTCCATGACGTGGCGCACCCAGATGCGGCGGTTGATGGCGTTGATGCCGATCACGgtggtcgccggccgccgccggatgCGGAGGAGGAGCCACGCGTGGTAGGCCACCATGACAGCCAGCCCCATCGGCACCAGCACGTAGTCCAGCTCCTTGGATGACTTCCTCATGATGATcacgtcgatcgatcggtcggtCGTCTTCTTGGCCGCCGGCGATCGAGCTCGCTCGCGTTGGTGTTCGACTTcttggccgccggcgagcgtgacgacgacgaccaccacAAGCGAAGTGGTGGACTGTGTCGAGTATTTATGGTGGGAAGAGGCGGGTGACAAAGCTCGACCCTCCTGCTTCGATCCATCTTTATGTTTTACCACCACCCATTTCGGATATTTTTCTACCGATTTGACTTGTGCTTTTTTGTAGCTTTACGTGGGGTTATTCACATGCGGAATGGCTACTTTTTGGATGTTGATGATCCAGGGTGATgtataacaaaaatatcaagacATGTAAACACGTAATACCTTCGTCTCAtactaactttatttttcgttttttcatatctaacgtttgatcatttgtcttatttaaaaagtttgtacagaaacttagaaaaaatagtcagaataaaaatattaatcacaaaaaaatttcaaataagacgaatagtcaaaatattgtatcaaaaaactgaaaaacgaTCTTATTTCAGGACGGAGGTAAAAACGTTGCACTaagttagtacatgattaattaattattaattataaaaatgtaaaatagactaatatgatttttttaagcaacttttttatagaaaattttcgcaaaaaaaatacaccgattAATAGTCCGAGAAGCATGCGCATGAAAAAAGATGTAATACAGGATAAGTAGCAGTGTGGCCGAACGAGACCATAGTATAGATAGTTAAAGAGtttttttcaatgtaaaaatttagtatctcgagatactaaaattttgcacTGAAACTTTTGATACTTTTGATAGcttaagttatttttcaaagatgataaaaagaaCTCTTAAAGTAAACATAGTAATGCATATCTGATAACTTCTCTATCTATTTATTGCATTATAAAGATATCTTGAAAAGAAGTTACCATGCTCTTCTATCTATCTATTGCATTAACCTCAGATACTTACTAGTACAGAagttttacactagaaaacaCGGTAACTTGAGGTTTCATTTGAagaattgtaaaaaaaaatactttttctaacactaaatatttttgaaaccaCAGGTTTTTCTAATATTTCGACATGCAGTACAAAATTTGATTCTCAATCTGTTCGTGTGGACTCCGTTGCCAGTATGTGCTTTTAAGTTTCTGACTGGACAGCGTTctaaatcaataaataaacaaataaatagttGCAAATGGAATCACTCAAAGCctggataaataaaaaaattagagctTTTTTCACTCAATATGtgctttttagtttttggatGGTTCGTGAGCCTAGGTCGATCGAGGATTCACCATCTACGTCGGTGCTGGCCACGTGTTGTAGCTACTAGCTAACATAAGAGTGgacttttatctttatcttttttttcttatatgtcaaatttaaactattaactttatatttaaagttgattttaaggtttttttttactgtagtttattttctagctttggtttttagatcattGTGAAACCGtcattaaaagttttattcctaaattattttctgtttgcaaatatgtcgtttagatttttattcaaaacCCTAAAGATGACCGTTCCataagtatttgtttttataatacaatcattaaaaaacaaatttaactattaTTATTTCTTACAATATACAGGAATAtccataaatatatgattttattgaaTACATCTCGAGATTAATAGATTGATATACCTCCATGCttctaaaggaaaaaaattcaatatctTCATAGTCAACTATAAAGATTAACTTTAACTTATCCAAAATGAATGaaatatactactagtagccagctactacctccatctcataataaccttatttttcgttttttcatgtccaacgtttgaccattcatcttatttgaaattttttacgattaatatttttactgttactagatgataaaatataaatagtactttatatgtgactatttttttttaagtttttatataaattttttaaataatacgaatagtcaaatattagagacacggaaaaacgaaaaataagattattatgcgAGGGGAGTAGCCACGACAATGAGCTATGAGCTAGTGCTCCCCTGTTTCTCTGCATGCGCGCGTGCATGCAACATTGCAAGTCTGCATCCAtcatttttcctttgaaaAACATACAAAATGCGTGTTCTGCGTTCCTGTCGTCATTGCACACGTATAGATATCAAAAAGTTAATCCATGTTAGAGTTACATTTcaagagtgaaaaaaaaaagtccaactCATTAGAAAATTACAATTAATAGCATACATCATGTGTCAAACAGAAGGTACAACCGCTAGTATGGTACTTACATTGACAAGTTGGTATGGTTAATTGACAAGTGTGTTTGAATTacttttcaaaattatattgCACAACATGTATAATTGAATGTGCTTGATactgaattttttatatgcaaatCTACTGGTCCACCCgttgtaaaatataacttagaatttaaatttagaatcataatataagcattcaCGTGTTGATTCATATGATTCTTATAACATCCATAAGAATCTCCAACCAATCAGAAGCTTggaaagaaaatctaaacaattcTAAATTCAAAAACTGACAAATAAATTCTTTTGACACAACTTTAATATTTGCTTAACAATCTAGAagatgtttaaattttagaatgtgTGAGtaatactaattttataatatgtttaattGAATTGATACATAAAAAACCAACGGAGAAGGAGGGGTTGATTCAAACagtgtatttataaataaaaaataatttgtgaataaagtatttgtatatattttcttagcgATGTAAAATTTAAGACTAGAAAATCAACTAcgaaaaaatcctaaaatctataaggttaaaaattttaaattttaacaaataaaCGTAATTGGAAGCGAGATGACATAGCTGAGAATTTATTTGGTTGGTGATCCTAGGTCAAAGATTCGCAATTTCCTACTAGTGGACCGGAGCCCGGAGATCATGTCATGTGTGCAAATTAAGTGCAGTGTCTGCCACAATCAGCATCTAAaagtttagtttagttttaatttagaACAGTAGAGATACGTGTAATCATGCACGGATGCATGGATGGTCTATTCTCGTTTTGCGTAGAATGATCCATTTCTTGCTATTGTCATTGCCCACGTCTACATAAAGCCATAAACCTAATTTGTATTgacgtatatatatagcttaaaTAAACCACACcagtaattaatttataatgagATATGatgttgaattttaaattttgggcaCCGTGCACGTGTTCTTTTGCGTAAAACGCCTTAAATATACCTTTTGTGTTCCaatctttttaatttatttgggcATGATTACATCTATCATATACGTACTACCTCAGTGCTTACAAGCTGCTAGTATGATGATATGATATCATAACTTCGATCGCTCATTCATGGGTATTCACAATTAAGCGAtagacactaattaattaattaattaattaattaattaataattatggtGTCTGAGGTAAACGTAGTCACAAATAAGCAATGGACATCGTTTTACGACGTATACAGCTTATTATTGAGTTCTGAAGTAAAacaccaaaaataaaatatctgttacaatataaattaaaatagttttgAGTTACAcgtcttatttttatataaataaagatatatgaaaaattatgttGCAAGATAAACAATATAGTTTTGAGCTATacgtttaataataaaaagttttttattttattattcaaagtaaaatatattaagaaCTCAcgtaataaatataaaaaatgtggtTAAGTGTATCCAGGttgcttatttattttacttggaGATGACGTTAGCTAAACCAACACCTTTGTCGAAACAGGCTacccctccgtttcataatgttttctgcttttaatttttggccatttgtcttattcaaaaaattatagaaatatcatttattttacttgtggcttataaaagaactttaagcacgacttatctttttttatatttgcactaaatttttaaataaaacgaagagtcaaatgttgaaaaaaaaagcaaacatcTTATGTTATAAAAACAGAGGTACTAGATCGAAGTGTCATCATATGCATGGATATGCATTCACAATATTTAATATGTTAAATATTAAGGTATATGAAAATGCATGTACGTTGACCATACATCCAGGTGCTTTGTATGTATCTAGCGAGGGTTATTACTGGTAAGTTATAATAATGCTCACTGCttaattgtttgacttttgcATCATCCACACCGTACGTACACGCCGCAGTACTTGGTCGCCACGATTAGCCATGCAGGAACAACAATACAAATGCGACTCCTCTTCTTTGTCTGAAATCGATCTATAGATATGCATGGTCAATGCATTAATGCTTGGGCCTGTATCAGAAGTCAATTTGCTATTGATTTAAGGTCAtcttttagcatttttttaaaaaaggtaaagattatatttatagatgaaaaataatttatgaataaaaatttagtgataAAGagcaaggctgaaaaataaagtatgataaaaaactcaaaatcatctcttaatttgaagttgaaaattttatattttggcttataagtataaacaaaagtaaaaaacatAAAGCCCTTACTTGAAATGTACAAAGTCAATTTGTTAGATCTGGATTTTTCTTAGATAAATccggattaattaattttgcagCTAGAGAGACTAGCAAAATTATTCTCTCAGGTGTGCTGCTGAGATCGAATCTGGTGCCTTGTTTCGATCAGTAGAACAATATTTGTGTACGTATGGTGTATGTAAAATGATTAATTCGTACGTAAACCTCAATGGCGAGTACTTTGGACAAT is a window of Oryza brachyantha chromosome 8, ObraRS2, whole genome shotgun sequence DNA encoding:
- the LOC102721187 gene encoding uncharacterized protein LOC102721187, yielding MRKSSKELDYVLVPMGLAVMVAYHAWLLLRIRRRPATTVIGINAINRRIWVRHVMEEPSGKHAVLAVQTMRNSIMASTVLASVAITLSSLVAALMASGVAHTILSSGGGDGGGELLVGATGETALSVKFFAILVCFLVAFLLNVQSIRYYSHTGFLVNVPLHAHRRRRRPGLAVDYVTDTLNRGSYFWSLGVRAFYFSCPVFLWLFGPIPMFAACLLMVCGLYFLDMYTEWEKPEEEDDLNGGDVDAKTAAAGAGRVMPQQDVV